The Plasmodium knowlesi strain H genome assembly, chromosome: 5 genome has a window encoding:
- a CDS encoding centrin, putative produces the protein MNKYILSKERRLEIESIFNEFDKNKNGLDGKQLIHLLKSIGIYLNKDESAALLDECRIHGNINLNNFYSIMQEFYYDENIGKLLLTSLQAHTRESAKTITIGKLKNLLMTLGTGVRLTEDEVDAFLNVEFYANKNQDISFDDFIYKVLKE, from the exons ATGAATAAGTACATTTTGTCCAAAGAAAGG AGGTTGGAAATAGAGTCCATATTTAACGAATTcgataagaataaaaatggattaGATGGGAAGCAGCTAATACATTTACTAAAATCTATTGGCATATACCTGAACAAAGACGAATCCGCGGCTTTATTGGACG AATGTAGGATACACGGTAAcataaatttaaataatttctaCTCCATTATGCAAGAATTTTACTATGATGAAAATATTGGAAAATTGCTATTAACGTCACTGCAAGCTCATACAAGGGAAAGCGCTAAAACGATTACCATTGGGAAGCTAAAAAATTTGTTGATGACATTGG GCACTGGTGTGAGGCTGACAGAAGATGAAGTAGACGCCTTTTTAAATGTAGAATtttatgcaaataaaaaCCAGGACATATCATTTGATGATTTTATATACAA GGTATTGAAAGAgtga
- a CDS encoding Rab5-interacting protein, putative — MTKPSEKNDSRLFRKLLHEKLTKNEMDDAFFYCKQVIGIAAGILFGFLHIKGIWGFLFFFVFQFLTSFALYNKKIDENHFMDNYSIATSNVFVGLSAFLVSWITVNTLLI, encoded by the exons atgACAAAaccaagtgaaaaaaatgacagcAGATTATTTAGGAAGCTGCTCCACGAGAAATTGACAAAG aACGAAATGGATgacgcttttttttattgtaagCAAGTGATAg GCATCGCAGCGGGGATACTATTTGGATTTTTGCACATTAAAGGCATTTGGggatttctcttttttttcgttttccagTTTCTTACGTCCTTTGCCCtgtacaacaaaaaaatagatgaAAATCATTTTATGGACAATTATAGCATCGCAACGAGCAACGTATTTGTTGGGCTTTCTGCATTCCTG GTATCATGGATAACAGTAAACACGCTGTTAATTTAA